The following proteins are co-located in the Sphingomonas panacis genome:
- a CDS encoding PepSY domain-containing protein, with translation MAKRVLFQIHWFLGITAGIVLAVMGVTGATMSFEDEISEALSPRLYAPGVPARADLSPDAVIARVQADHPGYYVSRLDWEMPRDRSHAVRLTASAGHDRKQGRVDRATGRWLGESAGAGFFDTVDELHRWLALPGGGNGIGRQITGASAIALIFFALSGLYLRWPRRGLDWRAWLVPDLRKTGRNLWRALHVVIGTWVLLFYLLSALTGLWWSYDWYSRGVTYALTGKAGSEDADRAKKGGVAPRPALDPAWANFRAITGNRYVWVRISRPPPNQPMKAITFDARRADARHLRQLDRYSYVPGTDKLKTRDLYDNRPLGTIITQSMFELHRGAFFGLPGRIVMLLTSLTMPLFTVTGFLLYLSRRKRTRAAKALEAKSTGSRGAGDLLIAYASQTGTAEILARNAAQALGLGGVRAQVVPLGKITAERLAAATKVLFVVSTYGDGEPPDMARGFTTRMLRARKHPDLAHLAYGVLALGDREYPDFCGYGRTVDSWLANAGAEPLFAMIAMDRDDADAEARWASELRTLGAGAGTRGQTAATFESWTLVERVALNPGSEALKTYHLRFEPPVDSTMEWAAGDIVEVQPHNAPAVVDALLAAHAADGEVITRTAHARETLATVMLPPDAKMRPLPIREYSAASTPADGTLDLVVRQVRDADGRFGIGSGWLTAHLPLGSTTPLRIRPNPNFRTDDRGATTLILIGNGTGIAGLRAHLREQAHAGRRGHWLLFGERSAAHEQYFDGELAGWLADGTLARLDRCYSRDAGCGRYVQDLVCEAGADLREWIDAGATVMVCGSLDGMAQGVHDALAAIVGAERMDRLAEEGRYRRDVY, from the coding sequence ATGGCAAAGCGCGTACTCTTTCAGATCCACTGGTTCCTGGGCATCACCGCCGGGATCGTCCTCGCGGTGATGGGCGTGACCGGCGCGACGATGAGCTTCGAGGACGAGATCAGCGAGGCACTGTCACCGCGGCTCTACGCGCCGGGCGTGCCGGCGCGCGCGGACCTGTCGCCGGACGCGGTGATCGCGCGCGTGCAGGCGGACCATCCCGGCTATTATGTCAGCCGGCTCGACTGGGAGATGCCGCGCGACCGCTCGCACGCCGTCCGCCTCACCGCGAGCGCGGGGCACGACCGCAAGCAGGGCAGGGTGGACCGCGCGACCGGGCGCTGGCTGGGTGAGTCGGCGGGCGCCGGTTTCTTCGACACGGTGGACGAGCTGCACCGCTGGCTGGCGCTGCCCGGCGGCGGCAATGGCATCGGTCGCCAGATCACGGGTGCGAGTGCGATCGCGCTGATCTTCTTCGCGCTCTCCGGCCTGTATCTGCGCTGGCCGCGCCGTGGGCTGGACTGGCGCGCGTGGCTGGTGCCGGACCTGCGCAAGACCGGGCGCAATCTGTGGCGCGCGCTGCATGTCGTGATCGGGACATGGGTGCTGCTCTTCTACCTGCTGAGCGCGCTGACGGGTCTATGGTGGAGCTACGACTGGTATAGTCGCGGCGTCACCTATGCCCTGACCGGAAAGGCCGGCAGCGAGGATGCCGACCGTGCGAAGAAGGGCGGCGTCGCGCCGCGCCCCGCGCTCGATCCCGCCTGGGCGAACTTCCGCGCGATAACGGGCAACCGCTACGTCTGGGTGCGCATCTCCCGCCCGCCGCCAAATCAGCCGATGAAGGCGATCACCTTCGATGCCCGCCGCGCCGATGCGCGGCACCTGCGCCAGCTCGACCGCTACAGCTATGTGCCGGGGACGGACAAGCTCAAGACGCGCGACCTCTACGACAACAGGCCGCTCGGCACGATCATCACGCAAAGCATGTTCGAACTGCATCGCGGCGCGTTCTTCGGTCTCCCCGGCCGAATTGTGATGCTGCTGACCAGCCTGACCATGCCGCTGTTCACGGTGACGGGCTTTCTGCTCTATCTCTCGCGGCGCAAGCGGACGCGGGCGGCGAAAGCGCTTGAGGCCAAGTCCACGGGCTCGCGAGGTGCGGGCGATCTGCTGATCGCGTATGCCAGCCAGACCGGCACGGCGGAAATCCTCGCACGCAACGCGGCGCAGGCGCTTGGCCTCGGCGGCGTCCGCGCGCAGGTGGTTCCGCTCGGCAAGATCACCGCCGAACGGCTCGCCGCCGCAACGAAAGTGCTGTTCGTCGTCAGCACCTATGGTGACGGCGAGCCGCCCGACATGGCGCGGGGGTTCACCACGCGGATGCTGCGCGCGCGGAAGCACCCCGATCTCGCCCATCTCGCTTACGGTGTGCTGGCGCTGGGCGATCGCGAATATCCCGACTTCTGCGGCTATGGCCGGACGGTCGACTCGTGGCTGGCCAACGCCGGCGCGGAGCCGCTTTTTGCGATGATCGCGATGGACCGCGACGACGCGGACGCCGAGGCGCGCTGGGCAAGCGAACTTCGCACGCTCGGCGCGGGCGCGGGAACGCGGGGGCAGACCGCCGCCACGTTCGAAAGCTGGACGCTCGTCGAGCGTGTCGCGCTCAATCCGGGCAGCGAGGCGCTCAAGACCTATCATCTGCGGTTCGAGCCGCCGGTCGATTCGACGATGGAGTGGGCGGCCGGCGATATCGTCGAGGTGCAGCCGCACAACGCGCCAGCCGTGGTGGATGCGCTGCTTGCGGCACACGCCGCCGATGGCGAGGTCATCACGCGCACCGCGCATGCGCGTGAAACGCTGGCGACCGTCATGCTGCCGCCCGATGCGAAAATGCGCCCGCTACCGATCCGCGAATATTCCGCCGCGTCGACCCCCGCCGACGGCACGCTCGATCTCGTCGTGCGACAGGTTCGGGACGCTGACGGTCGGTTTGGCATCGGGTCGGGGTGGCTGACGGCGCATCTCCCGTTGGGATCGACCACCCCGCTGCGTATCCGGCCCAATCCGAATTTTCGGACGGACGATCGCGGCGCGACGACGCTGATCCTGATCGGCAACGGCACCGGCATCGCCGGGCTGCGCGCGCATCTGCGCGAGCAGGCGCATGCCGGGCGCCGCGGACATTGGCTTTTGTTCGGCGAGCGCAGCGCCGCGCACGAACAGTATTTCGACGGCGAGCTTGCTGGCTGGCTGGCGGACGGTACGCTCGCGCGGCTCGACCGCTGCTACTCGCGCGACGCCGGGTGCGGGCGGTACGTTCAGGATCTGGTATGCGAAGCTGGTGCCGACCTTCGCGAGTGGATCGATGCGGGTGCGACCGTCATGGTTTGCGGCAGCCTCGACGGTATGGCGCAGGGCGTTCACGATGCGTTGGCCGCGATCGTCGGCGCCGAGCGCATGGATCGCCTCGCCGAAGAGGGTCGATACCGGCGCGACGTCTATTGA
- a CDS encoding TonB-dependent siderophore receptor, whose amino-acid sequence MSFWVMAASAAVMAANTPAAADEQDQVERKLDEEIVVTGRMPTFKTDVVQVGAFRNQSILDTPASVAVIPRALLDAQGATGLEDALRNTPGVTQQATSPTTSNNFVSRGVLMNARTNYRLNGALQIINLSPVPIENKQRVELLKGVSALYYGLATPSGIVNVVTKRAGGQPVTNAYINGDAEGSIGGGLDIGRKFGDAGQFGARINAYASHVETPIDGVNGHRYLVSGAFDWQATGRLSLKLDVEHYRRATDEPGGIALSAFQLLDHIPDPHHRYAPVNAPYRTWSTNVLGRADYALGDDWSIRAEAGLAQSRRQRSRADFSFTGAATVASGAGRISGNYAPDQAYRNEYVRGEIAGKVETLGITHDLLFGVARNRQVQEDQHQASYTAVAQNIDDPVAIDFGSLVFAAPKLQPGSVNIDTGVYAMDIAHVGEKLLLIGGVRRVLYDTEDSTGNYRMTAWTPTGGVVVKPTPTSSLYFTYIEGLESAGTAPAGTTNEGDVLAPVLSKQIEAGARIEVAGALASVAYFHIDRGLSYTDSSNVYVVNGRAIHQGVEASVQGSLTRQLSVALSGQYLSATQRNTGIAAQDGKRVDNTPRWSASLFVQYRPAALPALGVNAGMYYTGLRYADARNLYAMPGYTTYSLGADYKIRLPDARALTLRVNGDNITNTRYWSTGGSVFYVGLARQIRFSASMDF is encoded by the coding sequence ATGAGTTTCTGGGTGATGGCAGCGTCGGCTGCGGTGATGGCTGCGAACACACCGGCGGCGGCGGACGAACAAGACCAGGTCGAGCGCAAGCTCGATGAGGAGATCGTCGTCACCGGCCGGATGCCGACGTTCAAGACCGATGTCGTGCAGGTCGGCGCGTTCCGCAATCAGTCGATCCTCGACACGCCGGCGAGTGTCGCGGTGATCCCAAGGGCGCTGCTCGACGCTCAAGGCGCCACCGGCCTTGAGGACGCGTTGCGCAACACGCCCGGCGTCACGCAACAGGCGACCAGCCCCACCACCAGCAACAATTTCGTGTCGCGCGGCGTCCTGATGAACGCCCGCACCAATTATCGCCTGAACGGCGCGCTCCAGATCATCAACCTCAGCCCGGTGCCGATCGAGAACAAGCAGCGCGTCGAGCTGCTCAAGGGCGTTTCCGCGCTCTATTATGGCCTCGCCACACCTTCGGGCATCGTTAACGTGGTGACCAAGCGCGCGGGCGGCCAGCCCGTCACCAACGCCTATATCAACGGCGACGCGGAGGGCAGCATCGGTGGCGGCCTCGATATCGGGCGCAAGTTCGGTGACGCGGGGCAATTCGGCGCGCGGATCAACGCCTATGCGTCGCATGTCGAAACGCCGATCGATGGCGTCAACGGCCACCGCTATCTCGTCAGCGGCGCGTTCGACTGGCAGGCGACCGGGCGGCTGTCGCTCAAGCTCGACGTCGAGCATTATCGCCGCGCGACCGACGAACCGGGCGGAATCGCGCTGTCGGCATTCCAGTTGCTCGATCATATCCCCGATCCCCACCATCGCTATGCGCCGGTCAACGCGCCCTATCGCACATGGTCGACCAACGTGCTGGGCCGCGCCGATTATGCACTGGGGGATGACTGGTCGATCCGCGCGGAAGCGGGGCTTGCGCAATCGCGGCGCCAGCGCAGCCGCGCCGATTTCAGCTTCACCGGCGCCGCCACGGTGGCGAGCGGCGCGGGCCGGATTTCGGGCAATTACGCGCCCGATCAGGCATATCGCAACGAATATGTCCGTGGCGAAATCGCCGGCAAGGTCGAGACCCTCGGCATCACCCACGACCTGCTGTTCGGTGTCGCCCGCAACCGGCAGGTGCAGGAAGACCAGCATCAGGCCAGCTACACGGCGGTCGCGCAGAACATCGACGATCCGGTCGCCATCGACTTCGGCAGTCTCGTCTTCGCCGCGCCCAAGCTCCAGCCGGGCAGCGTCAACATCGACACCGGCGTGTACGCGATGGACATCGCCCATGTCGGCGAGAAGCTGCTGCTGATCGGCGGCGTGCGGCGCGTGCTGTACGATACCGAGGATTCGACCGGAAACTACCGGATGACGGCATGGACGCCGACCGGCGGTGTGGTGGTCAAGCCGACGCCGACCTCCAGCCTCTATTTCACCTATATCGAGGGTCTGGAAAGTGCCGGCACCGCGCCCGCCGGCACCACCAACGAGGGCGATGTCCTCGCGCCTGTGCTCAGCAAGCAGATCGAAGCCGGCGCGCGCATCGAGGTCGCGGGCGCGCTCGCGAGCGTCGCCTATTTTCACATCGATCGCGGTCTCAGCTATACCGACAGCAGCAACGTCTATGTCGTCAACGGGCGCGCGATCCACCAAGGCGTCGAAGCATCGGTGCAAGGCAGTCTCACCCGGCAGCTTTCGGTCGCGCTGTCGGGCCAGTATCTGAGCGCCACGCAGCGCAATACCGGCATCGCCGCGCAGGATGGCAAGCGGGTGGACAACACGCCGCGATGGTCGGCCTCGCTCTTCGTGCAATATCGCCCGGCCGCGCTGCCCGCGCTGGGCGTGAACGCCGGCATGTATTACACCGGCCTGCGCTATGCCGATGCGCGCAATCTCTACGCGATGCCGGGTTATACGACCTACAGCCTGGGTGCGGATTACAAGATCCGCCTGCCCGATGCGCGCGCGCTTACCTTGCGCGTAAACGGCGATAACATCACCAACACACGCTATTGGTCGACGGGCGGCTCGGTGTTTTACGTTGGCCTGGCACGGCAGATCCGCTTCTCGGCGAGCATGGATTTCTGA
- the galA gene encoding beta-galactosidase GalA, which produces MIDRRMFIGASASAAAIGVPRVAHGEAASAGRLSPDMPVPLGHLPSPFPPADPSLYAFNHGWLFHEGDLPFPAVRGNDQTYSATKAGNAQGAAGIDYDDSDWSAVRLPHDWAIAHPIESDQNDAFGYRRRGIGWYRRYVVFPQAWHGQYLELQLGGMANNATVWFNGIPVAHSLSGYVQQNIDVTPYARFGDEPNTVAIRVDGDVMEGWWYEGAGLYRECWLAVRPALHIVTDGVHATPRPQPDGAWRLPVDVTLNNAGAVAGEGMVEAVLQDADGRTLAQASAPVSAAPLDTSTASMTLSVPNPLLWSPETPTLYALQTRLVRGGKIVDSRRTEIGFRTTRFDPATGFHLNGKPLKIKGVCIHHDHAGVGVGIPAALLEWRVRRLKQIGANAIRFAHATPAAALLDACDRLGMMVMDENRHFDPSPDYLAHVTWMVRRDRNRPSVILWSVLNEEPMQGTEQGYEMVRRLAGAIRALDDTRPITAAMNDGMFTPKNGADAVDVVGFNYKHNWYDRYHAAHPDRPLISTEDTSAVMTRGEWTTDTQRNVLTSYDTEAPEWGLTHHESWQMIGSRPFIAATFVWTGFDYHGEPTPLPWPAASSSFGILDLCGFAKMAYHLRRAQWVEDAPVLAIGPHWNWAGREGQPIKVMTPANLEEVALFLNGKPLGRQARGAFVTPEWQVPFAPGKLEAVGYTAGREILRVAVETAGRPATLRLTPDRPMMLSDGDDVQPISVDLLDAEGRHVPTATDRVTFGVEGGEIIGVGNGDPNDHDPEQGNTRKLFAGFAQVLVRPFAGAKQLVLTARVAGLPATRTAFPLVAARTRDVAATPAVHHLTEWRRTPFAAQAPDPREIYPAQQWRALGYVRTGRLEEAPAEHGFTLIQGRFVPRRAVAAHGGTLRLAGVIGRAELWVDGVKLATKTDRAEAPIVATLPAGDQERVVTLLLEADAGEAAGLSRGVTIW; this is translated from the coding sequence ATGATCGACCGTCGCATGTTCATCGGCGCCTCTGCGTCCGCAGCGGCGATCGGGGTGCCCCGCGTGGCGCATGGCGAGGCTGCGTCCGCCGGTCGTTTATCGCCCGACATGCCGGTGCCGCTTGGCCACCTTCCCTCGCCGTTCCCGCCCGCCGACCCGAGCCTGTACGCGTTCAACCACGGCTGGCTGTTCCATGAGGGCGACCTGCCGTTTCCCGCCGTGCGCGGCAACGACCAGACCTATTCCGCGACGAAGGCCGGCAACGCGCAAGGCGCCGCCGGCATCGATTATGACGATTCGGACTGGAGCGCGGTTCGCCTGCCGCATGACTGGGCGATCGCGCACCCAATCGAATCCGACCAGAACGACGCGTTCGGCTATCGTCGGCGCGGCATCGGCTGGTATCGCCGCTATGTCGTGTTCCCGCAGGCGTGGCACGGCCAGTATCTCGAACTGCAACTCGGCGGCATGGCCAACAACGCCACCGTCTGGTTCAACGGCATTCCCGTCGCGCACAGCCTGTCGGGCTATGTCCAGCAGAACATCGACGTGACGCCCTACGCCCGCTTCGGCGACGAGCCCAACACGGTCGCGATCCGCGTCGATGGCGATGTCATGGAGGGCTGGTGGTACGAGGGCGCCGGTCTGTATCGCGAATGCTGGCTGGCGGTGCGGCCGGCGCTGCATATCGTCACCGACGGCGTCCACGCAACGCCGCGACCGCAACCGGACGGCGCGTGGCGACTTCCGGTAGACGTGACGCTCAACAATGCCGGCGCCGTGGCGGGCGAAGGCATGGTCGAGGCGGTGTTGCAGGATGCCGATGGCCGCACGCTCGCACAGGCGAGCGCGCCCGTAAGCGCGGCGCCGCTCGACACCAGCACCGCGAGCATGACGCTGTCCGTGCCCAACCCGCTGCTGTGGTCGCCCGAGACGCCGACGCTGTATGCGCTCCAGACGCGGCTGGTGCGCGGCGGCAAGATCGTCGACAGCCGCCGTACCGAGATCGGATTCCGCACCACCCGGTTCGATCCGGCCACCGGCTTCCACCTCAACGGCAAGCCGCTCAAGATCAAGGGCGTCTGCATCCACCACGATCATGCCGGTGTCGGCGTCGGCATACCGGCGGCGCTGCTCGAATGGCGGGTGCGGCGCCTGAAGCAGATCGGCGCCAATGCGATCCGCTTCGCGCATGCGACCCCCGCCGCCGCGCTGCTCGATGCGTGCGACCGGCTCGGCATGATGGTGATGGACGAGAACCGCCATTTCGACCCCAGCCCCGACTATCTTGCGCACGTCACCTGGATGGTGCGGCGTGATCGCAACCGGCCGAGCGTGATCCTGTGGTCGGTGCTCAACGAGGAGCCGATGCAGGGCACAGAACAGGGCTATGAGATGGTGCGCCGCCTCGCCGGGGCGATCCGCGCGCTCGACGATACACGGCCGATCACCGCCGCGATGAACGACGGCATGTTCACGCCGAAGAACGGCGCCGACGCGGTCGATGTCGTCGGCTTCAACTACAAGCACAATTGGTACGACCGCTATCACGCCGCGCATCCCGACCGGCCGCTGATCAGCACCGAGGATACCAGCGCGGTGATGACGCGCGGTGAATGGACGACCGACACACAGCGCAACGTCCTCACCTCCTATGATACCGAAGCGCCCGAATGGGGGCTGACGCATCACGAAAGCTGGCAGATGATCGGCAGCCGGCCGTTCATCGCCGCCACCTTCGTGTGGACCGGGTTCGACTATCACGGCGAGCCGACGCCGCTGCCGTGGCCCGCCGCGTCGAGTTCGTTCGGCATCCTCGATCTGTGCGGCTTCGCCAAGATGGCCTATCATCTGCGCCGCGCGCAGTGGGTGGAGGATGCGCCCGTGCTCGCGATCGGGCCGCACTGGAACTGGGCGGGGCGCGAGGGCCAGCCGATCAAGGTGATGACGCCGGCCAATCTCGAGGAAGTGGCGTTGTTCCTCAATGGCAAGCCGCTTGGGCGACAGGCGCGCGGGGCCTTCGTCACCCCCGAGTGGCAAGTGCCGTTCGCGCCCGGCAAGCTCGAAGCGGTCGGCTATACCGCCGGCCGCGAGATCCTCCGCGTCGCGGTGGAAACCGCCGGACGCCCGGCGACGCTGCGGCTGACGCCCGACCGGCCGATGATGCTGAGCGACGGCGACGACGTGCAACCGATCAGCGTCGATCTGCTCGATGCCGAAGGCCGCCACGTGCCGACCGCAACCGACCGAGTCACCTTCGGGGTCGAAGGCGGCGAGATCATCGGCGTCGGCAATGGCGATCCCAACGATCATGATCCCGAACAGGGCAACACGCGCAAGCTGTTCGCCGGCTTCGCGCAAGTGCTGGTGCGCCCGTTCGCGGGGGCCAAGCAGCTCGTGCTGACCGCGCGTGTGGCGGGCCTGCCGGCGACGCGCACGGCCTTCCCGCTGGTCGCCGCGCGGACGCGCGACGTGGCCGCGACGCCGGCGGTGCATCACCTCACCGAATGGCGGCGTACCCCCTTCGCCGCGCAGGCGCCCGATCCGCGCGAGATCTATCCCGCGCAGCAATGGCGCGCGCTCGGCTATGTGCGGACCGGGCGGCTGGAGGAAGCGCCGGCGGAGCATGGCTTCACGCTCATCCAGGGCCGGTTCGTGCCGCGCCGGGCCGTCGCCGCGCACGGCGGCACGCTGCGGCTGGCGGGCGTGATCGGCCGCGCGGAACTGTGGGTGGACGGTGTGAAGCTCGCGACCAAGACCGACCGCGCGGAGGCGCCGATCGTCGCGACCCTGCCGGCGGGCGATCAGGAACGTGTGGTGACGCTGTTGCTCGAAGCCGACGCGGGTGAAGCCGCCGGACTCAGCCGTGGCGTCACGATCTGGTGA
- a CDS encoding GntR family transcriptional regulator has protein sequence MSFIELLDIAGTAESGPRYLWLQKLIRTAIETRRLPAGAALPSERELCDAFQLSRVTIRKAMEALVNDGLLERRRGAGTFVSNAPAEKEPGRVEKSFSMLSSFTEDMLARGRRPSSEWIDRSEGSVTPEEALAMGMSPGSRVFRFQRIRFADGETMAIEYAAVPGWGLNGLEDVETSLYGALEAHGNRPVRALQRVRAIGFEPEQAELLGIQPGDPGLLIERRAFAADGRIIEVTHSYYRGDAYDLVAELHHI, from the coding sequence ATGTCCTTCATTGAACTTCTCGATATTGCCGGCACCGCTGAAAGCGGCCCACGCTATTTGTGGCTGCAGAAGCTGATCCGCACCGCGATCGAAACCCGGCGGCTGCCGGCGGGCGCGGCGCTGCCCAGCGAGCGGGAATTGTGCGACGCGTTCCAGCTCTCGCGCGTGACGATCCGCAAGGCGATGGAAGCCCTGGTCAACGACGGGCTGCTCGAACGGCGGCGCGGCGCGGGCACGTTCGTGTCGAACGCACCGGCGGAGAAGGAGCCCGGCCGAGTCGAGAAGAGCTTCTCGATGCTGTCTTCCTTCACCGAGGACATGCTGGCGCGTGGGCGTAGGCCATCGAGCGAGTGGATCGACCGATCGGAAGGGTCGGTGACGCCCGAGGAAGCGCTGGCGATGGGCATGTCACCGGGATCGCGCGTGTTCCGCTTCCAGCGCATCCGCTTCGCCGATGGCGAGACGATGGCGATCGAATATGCCGCAGTGCCAGGCTGGGGGCTGAACGGCCTCGAGGATGTCGAGACCTCGCTCTATGGCGCGCTCGAGGCGCATGGCAACCGGCCGGTGCGCGCGTTGCAGCGCGTGCGCGCGATCGGCTTCGAGCCGGAACAGGCGGAGCTGCTCGGCATCCAGCCGGGCGATCCGGGGCTGCTGATCGAGCGCCGCGCGTTCGCCGCCGACGGGCGCATCATCGAGGTGACGCATTCCTATTATCGCGGCGACGCTTACGATCTGGTCGCCGAGCTTCACCACATCTAA
- the nagE gene encoding N-acetylglucosamine-specific PTS transporter subunit IIBC, with the protein MKSILQHLQSLGRALMLPIAVLPVAALLLRLGQADLFGLDFVSAAGNAMFANLGLLFAIGVATGFARDGNGAAPLAGVVCFLIATEGAKALLAVPPAALAGVPEAAQAAVTAGWRGAQIDRVSVPLGILSGIVGGLGYNRFSAIRLPEYLAFFGGRRFVPIVSGVAGLALAGIVGASFPAIDHAVNTISTAALASGSAGLFVYGLLNRLLLVTGLHHILNNIAWFVLGDYHGVTGDLRRFFAGDPSAGAFMSGFFPVMMFGLPAACLAMYHTAKPERRKATGGMLLSLAATSFLTGVTEPVEFSFMFLAPGLFALHAVLTGAAMSLMALLGSHLGFGFSAGLFDYVLNFPKAQRPLMLLPVGLAYAAIYYGAFRFAIVRFNLQTPGREDEPVESGAPIAASERGATFLAALGGADNLREIGACTTRLRLVVNDQAAVDEAALRRLGAKGFVRPSPQALQVVLGPQADQIAVEIRGAAGRPAKPVTTAPIQAERTADPARMPPALVAALGGAGAVRGARAIDGRLLLGDTATLDAEVLARLGARGVVQVRGGWQVLFAPAELRGWFGD; encoded by the coding sequence GTGAAATCGATCCTGCAACATCTGCAAAGCCTCGGTCGCGCGCTGATGCTGCCGATCGCGGTGCTGCCGGTGGCGGCGCTGCTGCTGCGGCTGGGGCAAGCCGATCTGTTCGGGCTGGATTTCGTGAGCGCGGCGGGCAACGCGATGTTCGCCAATCTCGGTTTGCTGTTCGCGATCGGCGTCGCCACCGGGTTCGCGCGTGATGGCAATGGCGCCGCGCCGCTCGCCGGCGTGGTCTGCTTCCTGATCGCCACCGAAGGCGCCAAGGCGCTGCTGGCGGTGCCGCCGGCGGCGCTCGCGGGCGTGCCGGAGGCCGCGCAGGCGGCGGTGACGGCGGGGTGGCGGGGCGCGCAGATCGACCGCGTCTCGGTGCCGCTCGGCATCCTCTCCGGCATTGTCGGCGGGCTTGGCTACAATCGCTTCTCGGCGATCCGCCTACCCGAATATCTCGCCTTCTTCGGCGGCCGCCGTTTCGTGCCGATCGTCAGCGGCGTGGCCGGCCTTGCGCTTGCCGGTATCGTCGGCGCGAGCTTCCCGGCGATCGACCATGCCGTCAACACGATCAGCACGGCGGCGCTGGCCAGCGGCAGTGCCGGCCTGTTCGTCTATGGGCTGCTCAACCGTCTGCTGCTGGTGACGGGGCTTCACCACATTCTCAACAACATCGCCTGGTTCGTGCTGGGAGATTATCATGGCGTCACCGGCGACCTGCGCCGCTTCTTCGCAGGCGATCCGAGCGCGGGTGCGTTCATGAGCGGCTTCTTCCCGGTGATGATGTTCGGGCTGCCGGCGGCGTGCCTCGCGATGTACCACACCGCCAAACCGGAACGCCGCAAGGCGACCGGCGGCATGTTGCTGAGTCTGGCGGCGACGTCGTTCCTCACCGGCGTCACCGAGCCGGTCGAGTTCAGCTTCATGTTCCTCGCGCCCGGTCTGTTCGCGCTCCATGCGGTGCTGACCGGCGCGGCGATGTCGCTGATGGCGCTGCTTGGTTCGCACCTCGGCTTCGGCTTTTCGGCGGGGCTGTTCGATTATGTGCTGAACTTCCCCAAGGCGCAGCGCCCGCTCATGCTGCTGCCGGTCGGGCTGGCCTATGCGGCGATCTATTATGGCGCCTTCCGCTTCGCCATCGTGCGCTTCAACCTGCAAACCCCTGGGCGTGAGGACGAACCTGTCGAAAGTGGAGCGCCGATCGCCGCCAGCGAGCGCGGGGCCACGTTCCTCGCCGCGCTTGGCGGTGCCGACAATCTCCGCGAGATCGGCGCCTGCACGACGCGGCTTCGGCTGGTCGTGAACGATCAGGCGGCGGTCGACGAGGCGGCGCTCCGCCGCCTGGGCGCGAAAGGCTTCGTGCGGCCCTCCCCACAGGCGCTGCAGGTCGTGCTCGGCCCGCAGGCGGACCAGATCGCCGTCGAGATTCGCGGCGCCGCCGGTCGGCCCGCCAAGCCGGTAACGACGGCGCCGATACAGGCGGAGCGCACCGCCGATCCGGCGCGGATGCCGCCGGCATTGGTCGCCGCGCTCGGCGGTGCCGGCGCGGTGCGTGGCGCGCGGGCGATCGACGGGCGGCTGCTGCTCGGCGATACGGCGACCCTCGACGCGGAAGTGCTCGCCCGGCTCGGCGCGCGTGGCGTCGTGCAGGTGCGGGGCGGGTGGCAGGTGCTGTTCGCGCCGGCGGAGCTGCGCGGCTGGTTTGGCGACTGA